ATTTTGAACATTTTTGAACTAGTTGTCACCCTTGGAAAGAGTACCTTGTAAAGCTTTCCTTTCTTGGCATAGTGGTTGACTACTGGAAGAGTTATACCTTTATATACTTTTAGGCGCTCCTTGACTGTATGTTCATTATCATCAACTCGCCCCTGAAAAGAAACGTTATATTATTGAACGAAGCTAAAACATAAAAGCATATGCATTCCTTTTTATCACAAGTATTAACATCACCTCATTCCGGTTCAATACTCGTTTGACCATAACTTCTTCAGGGCAGTCAAAGAAAAGCACAAAGTTCGGTTCAGCACCAATCTGCATTCACATCTGAACTTCATAATCTTAACAATCAACCACAGGATCACTGGCAAAAAGTTCCTTTTAAATATTGCTAGAGACTATCTTAATAGATAATGCTCATTACAATAAAGATAAGGGAAGCATCCAATTAAAGAAACTTACAATCCTCTCATAAGCCATTCGATTCTCTTCACTTCTTGGGAAACCATCTATTAGAAACTTACGATGTTCAGCTGATTCAATTGCCTTTTTAAGTAGCTTGACAGTCACCTCTGATGGAGCAATACTTCCTTCCTCCATTAACTTTTGAATCATGGCACTGAATTCAGACTGAAAGGTATTACAATTTTTTTCAGGAACTGAACTTAAAAATCCACAAGGGGAAACATGGAATTCATACCCATTCTCAGAGCCGGAATACATCTCTTTCCTCAATAGATCTCCTGCACCTATGTGTTTGAACCCAAAGGTTTCAGCAATCTTCAGACATTGAGTGCCTTTACCGCTACCAGGACCTCCTAAAAGGACAGCAAAACTGTTCAGTAATCCCATCTGTTACCCAAATAATCTAGTAAAAGTACATGCAACAGCCATTTTTAGGGATGGCAAACGGTGCGGGGCGGTGCGGTTGCGGGGAAAACCTGCATAAACCTGTGAAGACTTTGCCCCGCCCCGCCCAGCATAGCATAATTTGATGCTTTGAACCTGCCTGGCCCCGCATAAACCCGCACCGCATAATTTTCTATCTTTTTTGAACAGTGCGGTTATGTTTCTTGCACCCACCACTCTAGCATTCTTAAAAAGAATTCTCAGTTCCCCTTACGGGTAGCGTTTTGTGTTAAATGTCTTGCTTTCAGGAAAATAAAATTAGTTTCTCTCTAACTATAATAGGAGCAAATCATGTGATCCTCTTCAATGACAAAGTCAAACTTCTGATATTGTGTTGAATTAAGAGTGTTTTTACTTGCAACATAAAATTTTAAGAAACATATGATTACTGCAAAAGTTTCTAAAACTTCAGAATCTCAAAAACTCTAACGAAGAATAGGCCCCATTATGACTTAATCAACTCACAGACAGATTACCCACTGGTTAATCTGATACTTATTCGAttcatttatttatatattttgtcATTTGACTTCAGTTTATCTCTTAACGTTAGATCACCTACGTCAACTATATCATTTATTAGAGGGCGAAAACTAAAAAAGGAAGAGACTTAAGTGGATTATCCACTGGTTTATATGACTTAATCAACTATCAGATAGAGAAGAAATATAAGGGAAAGTTACTGCCAAAACAGCATTAATATAAGCTTAAATAAGAgattagcctttttttttttttttttttggataaggcaaagtttaaataaGAGATTAGCCTTCAATCGTAGGCTAATAATTAAGCTGATGCAGAAGCGGGATTTTCGCATCCCCGCCCACACCGCACCCATACAAATTTAGTTTCTTGTGTTTTAGACTCTCCCTGCCCCGCCCCCGCACCGCCCCGTTGCCATTCCTAACCATTTTGTCTATTCTCATGTATGATTAATCATGTGTCTTTAGCTGAAAAACTGCCATTAAGGGGGAAAGAATCAACTAGTGTCCTCATAGTCATTAAACAAGCCGATATCATAGGTTGTCTGCAAAGCAACCAATATTTATTCACCTGTTGTCTGCAAAGCAACCAATATTTATTCACTTTCCACTAAAAACTAGCAAAGAATGAGATGAAGGCAGACTCTTTAGCAAACTCGACAATTTCTGCTCACGCGAGCAAGCGTAGGAAAGGTTGACAAAAGGTTGCAACATTTAGGTTTTAAACAAACAAAAAGGTGAAATGAGCATAGGTAGCTCAACAACAGACACATAATAAGCAATATGACATGTTACTTCTAGACTTATTCTCTTCATTCCAACTAGAGTGTCCTAATCATTATCATGAAACTATTCACTTTGTCATGAAGAAGTCTTTGTTCCTCGTTAACTTTTGCTTAATGTCATAAATGAGAACCACTATCAAAATTCTCAGGGAAAAGCTTGTAATGTTCCATCCCCTCTCACCTCTACCTCCAACCCCGACCccactgccccccccccccccaaaaaaaaaaaaaagagaaagttcACTTACCCCATATGAGCTACAATCAAAAAGGATTTAACTGGGATCATAGATATTGAAAATTGCTTCTGTTACTACTAATTTGAATAATAAGTAGTTTAGTTGCAGGAggagtaaaagaaaaaaaaaaaaaggacagtcCGGTGCACTAGGCTCCCGCTACGGTGAAGGGCCAGACCACAGGAGGAGTCTTTGTTAAAATTTGAATTCAATTTTAGTTAGATAAGATTAGTTGAGATATATTAGGCTTTATGAATTTTAAAATATGCAAATTCTCTTACTTCAAGTTGGCTATTTAAAGGCCCCAATGCTTATAGAGAAATTTCCAATCAATACTTTCAACCATTTTGCTGAACCCTCATTTAGAAAACCAAGAATAGAAGAGATAAATAAATCAAATTTCAAGGAGATAAAATGAGTGTCTGAATAGTGCAGGGTGAATAGAGTAAAAAGGTTACCCAAAACAAAAGCGACAAAAGGGTGGCTATTTCTTCTGGAATAGCTGTCACCTTCTACCTACACGGGTATAAAGGAAGATTTCGTAGGAAAAATAATCAAGtgtaaagaaaacaaaaacaaaaggaaGATATTGAGAGGGAGAAAATGAAATACCGGTTTGATGATTTCAGTACAAAATGCTTGACAAATCTTGAGCTCTTCAGCTCTTCTCGCCTAGATAATATCCAGAGAAATTGACAACACAATATTAAGAGCTTCGATTGGATCAATAAGTATTAGTAAAAAGAATACCTGATGAGAAAAGAAGAGAGGGAGTGAAGTGAAACGCCTCCACATCTTTGATCCCTATTCCTTTTTTCCGGGAAGATTCTCTATACTCTGCTGGGTTTAGATTTCAATGCCTTTTGTATTATTAAGCACCCATCACATCACATGGAGTGAGTGAGGTGAGTGTGAGTCGGTTAAACAATACCCCTCTGCACGCTGTCCCCTAAACTCTGCAACACTTAGGTCGGGTTGGGTCTAATGCCACTTCTTCAgtcattttttttgcgcggattgtccatCTTTTGgggtgctctttaatttttggccatcAAATTGGTGGTAATAGCCAAAGGTCATGGGTTCGAATTCAAActcagttttaaaaaaaaaaaaatcacaagataTAAGTTGAGATTCGAA
The nucleotide sequence above comes from Lycium barbarum isolate Lr01 chromosome 3, ASM1917538v2, whole genome shotgun sequence. Encoded proteins:
- the LOC132631745 gene encoding UMP-CMP kinase, whose protein sequence is MWRRFTSLPLFFSHQARRAEELKICQAFCTEIIKPVEGDSYSRRNSHPFVAFVLGGPGSGKGTQCLKIAETFGFKHIGAGDLLRKEMYSGSENGAMIQKLMEEGSIAPSEVTVKLLKKAIESAEHRKFLIDGFPRSEENRMAYERIIGAEPNFVLFFDCPEEVMVKRVLNRNEGRVDDNEHTVKERLKVYKGITLPVVNHYAKKGKLYKVDGTGTQEEIFERLRPIFTSLRLST